The Pseudomonadota bacterium genome includes a region encoding these proteins:
- a CDS encoding formate dehydrogenase subunit gamma, with protein MSQELAATPFIPWNAETARAMIDALKDRPGALMPILTALVGRFGYVDPAIVADIARSLNLSRAEVHGVISFYHDFRTTPPGRHVVRICRAESCQAVGGHRLEEHARERLGVDWHETTSDGRFTLEPVYCLGNCGCSPAVMIDETLHGRVTPARFDALIGNQDDTP; from the coding sequence ATGTCACAGGAGCTCGCCGCCACGCCCTTCATCCCCTGGAACGCCGAAACGGCACGGGCGATGATCGACGCACTCAAGGACCGGCCGGGTGCACTGATGCCCATCCTCACCGCGCTGGTCGGCCGCTTTGGCTACGTCGACCCGGCCATCGTTGCCGATATCGCCCGAAGCCTGAACCTGTCGCGCGCCGAGGTTCATGGCGTCATCAGCTTCTACCACGACTTCCGGACCACCCCGCCCGGCCGCCACGTGGTCAGGATCTGTCGCGCCGAATCCTGCCAGGCCGTTGGCGGTCACCGGCTCGAGGAGCACGCGCGCGAGCGGCTCGGGGTGGACTGGCATGAAACCACCAGTGACGGCCGCTTCACCCTGGAGCCGGTCTACTGCCTGGGCAACTGCGGCTGCTCACCGGCGGTGATGATCGACGAGACCCTGCACGGGCGCGTGACGCCAGCGCGCTTCGATGCACTCATCGGCAACCAGGACGATACGCCATGA
- a CDS encoding formate dehydrogenase — MSVATRLYVPGDASACSLGADELARALAVADPAAKIVRNGSHGLFWLEPMVEIEREGRRIAFGPVTIDDVSGLVERGFPGDHPLCLGPTAQIPALARQNRLTFARCGWIDPLDLDDYRAHGGFIGLNRALSMSARQRVDEVKASGLRGRGGAAFPTGIKWQTVLDCQAEPKYIVCNADEGDSGTFADRMIMEGDPFSLIEGMIIAALATGASQGYIYLRSEYPHARNVLNAAIAKAYHAGWLGPDVAGSGQAFELELRMGAGAYICGEETALLESLEGKRGMIRYKPPLPAIEGLFGKPTVVNNVISLATVPVIFEKGAADYARFGCEKSLGTLTIQLAGNIRYPGLYELDFGLGLRELIEEIGGGTASGRPVRAVQCGGPLGPFLSADRLDLPITYEDFAGSSAMVGHGGVVVFDDTVDMARMARFSMKFGAVESCGKCTPCRVGTTRAVETIDRIIAGTDRSGNTALLKALCDTMIHGSLCAHGGLIPYPVLSALEHFPEDFGLITDAVTNQQTPRVS, encoded by the coding sequence ATGAGCGTCGCCACCCGGCTGTACGTGCCAGGCGATGCCTCGGCCTGTTCGCTGGGCGCTGACGAGCTCGCCCGGGCGCTGGCTGTGGCTGATCCCGCAGCAAAGATCGTGCGCAACGGCAGCCACGGCCTGTTCTGGCTCGAGCCGATGGTCGAAATCGAACGCGAAGGCCGGCGCATCGCGTTTGGACCGGTCACCATCGACGACGTCTCCGGGCTGGTCGAGCGCGGTTTCCCGGGCGATCATCCGCTGTGTCTGGGCCCGACAGCACAGATTCCGGCCCTGGCGCGGCAGAATCGCCTGACCTTCGCGCGCTGCGGCTGGATCGATCCGCTCGATCTCGACGACTACCGCGCCCACGGCGGCTTCATCGGCCTCAATCGGGCCTTAAGCATGAGCGCCCGGCAACGCGTCGACGAAGTCAAGGCATCGGGCCTGCGCGGCCGGGGCGGCGCGGCCTTCCCGACCGGCATCAAGTGGCAGACCGTGCTCGACTGCCAGGCCGAACCGAAGTACATCGTGTGCAATGCCGACGAGGGCGACAGCGGCACCTTTGCCGATCGCATGATCATGGAAGGCGATCCGTTCTCGCTGATCGAGGGCATGATCATCGCCGCACTGGCCACCGGTGCCAGCCAGGGCTATATCTACCTGCGCTCGGAATACCCGCACGCCCGCAACGTACTCAACGCCGCCATCGCCAAGGCATACCACGCCGGCTGGCTCGGCCCGGATGTGGCCGGCAGCGGCCAGGCGTTCGAGCTGGAGCTGCGCATGGGTGCCGGGGCCTACATCTGCGGTGAGGAAACCGCGCTGCTGGAGTCACTGGAAGGCAAGCGCGGCATGATCCGATATAAGCCGCCGCTGCCGGCCATCGAGGGCCTGTTCGGCAAGCCCACGGTGGTCAACAACGTCATCTCCCTGGCCACCGTACCGGTGATCTTCGAGAAGGGTGCTGCCGATTACGCCCGGTTCGGGTGCGAAAAGTCGCTGGGCACGCTGACCATCCAGCTGGCCGGCAACATCCGCTATCCCGGCCTGTACGAACTCGACTTCGGCCTGGGGCTGCGTGAACTCATCGAGGAGATCGGCGGCGGCACCGCCTCGGGCCGGCCGGTGCGCGCGGTCCAGTGCGGCGGGCCGCTGGGCCCGTTTCTTTCCGCCGACCGGCTCGACCTGCCGATCACCTACGAGGATTTCGCCGGTTCCAGCGCCATGGTCGGTCACGGCGGTGTGGTGGTGTTTGACGATACCGTCGACATGGCGCGCATGGCGCGCTTTTCCATGAAATTCGGCGCCGTCGAGTCCTGCGGCAAGTGCACGCCGTGCCGCGTCGGCACCACGCGCGCCGTCGAGACCATCGACAGAATCATCGCCGGGACCGACCGGTCCGGCAACACGGCGCTGCTCAAAGCCCTGTGCGACACCATGATTCACGGCTCGCTGTGCGCCCACGGCGGCCTGATTCCGTATCCCGTGCTCAGCGCACTGGAGCATTTTCCCGAGGATTTCGGTCTTATTACTGATGCGGTCACTAATCAGCAGACACCCAGAGTTTCGTAG
- the fdhF gene encoding formate dehydrogenase subunit alpha: MARLIETDYGTPPSSAQKAVNLTIDGHRVTVPAGTSVLRAAREAGIDVPALCATDSLRAFGSCRMCLVEIEGQRGYPASCHTPVDDGMVVSTESDRLTELRRGVMELYLSDHPEELPDDGRSEMTELARKLGIREIRYGRDGRNHQNAEVDDSNPYFRFDPAACIVCSRCVRACDEVQGTLALTVQGRGFDSKIVASQDNSFFDSECVSCGACVQACPTDALLEKSIEEAGMPGESVITTCGYCGVGCSFKAEKKDGRIVRMLPYKDGQANHGHSCLKGRFAYGYSTHPDRVTSPMIRDAIDEDWREVSWDEAIDYAARELKQAQQRYGRNAVGGITSSRCTNEETYLVQKMVRAALGTNNVDTCARVCHSPTGYGLKTAFGTSAGTQHFDSVRHADVIMVIGANPTDAHPVFASQMKRRLRQGAGLIVMDPRRIDLVRTPHVKADHHLPLKPGSNVAMINAFGHVVVTEGLVDQDYVERFCDREDFAVWKDFIAGEENSPESMEPHTGVRADQVRQAARLYASAGNAAIYYGLGVTEHSQGSTMVMGMANLAMATGNLGRPGVGVSPLRGQNNVQGSCDMGSFPHEYPGYRHVSDETTRGIYQREWGVELDPEPGLRIPNMIDAAIAGQFKALYIQGEDIVQSDPNSQHIIDGLKAMDCVIVQDIFFNETARFARVMLPGSSFLEKDGTFTNAERRINRVRKTLEPLGGKADWEATCALSGALGYPMDYSHPSEIMDEIARTVPTFAGVSYQKLDELGSVQWPCNDQAPKGTPVMHVERIVRGLGKFMITAFVPTTERTSRKYPLLLTTGRILSQYNVGTQTRRTPNALWASEDILEIHPHDAEQRGIRDGELVELASRIGQTTLRARFSDRMQPGVVYTTFHFAETGANVVTTELSDWATECPEYKVTAAEVTPAVGYSEWQRTYFSEAELAHAAAIEPETT; this comes from the coding sequence ATGGCAAGGCTGATCGAGACGGACTACGGCACCCCGCCGTCAAGCGCACAAAAGGCGGTCAATCTCACCATTGACGGGCACCGCGTGACCGTCCCCGCGGGCACGTCAGTACTGCGCGCGGCACGCGAGGCCGGCATCGACGTGCCGGCACTGTGCGCCACCGACAGCCTTCGGGCCTTCGGCTCGTGCCGAATGTGTCTGGTCGAGATCGAGGGTCAGCGGGGCTATCCCGCCTCGTGCCACACGCCAGTCGACGACGGCATGGTGGTGTCGACCGAAAGCGATCGGCTCACCGAACTCCGGCGCGGGGTGATGGAGCTGTATCTCTCGGACCACCCCGAGGAACTGCCCGACGACGGCCGCAGCGAGATGACCGAGCTGGCCCGCAAGCTGGGGATCAGGGAAATCCGCTACGGCCGCGACGGGCGCAATCACCAGAATGCCGAAGTCGACGACTCCAACCCCTACTTCCGCTTCGACCCGGCGGCTTGCATCGTATGCTCGCGCTGCGTGCGCGCCTGCGACGAGGTCCAGGGCACCCTCGCCCTGACGGTCCAGGGCCGCGGCTTCGACTCCAAGATCGTCGCCAGCCAGGACAATTCCTTCTTCGACTCCGAATGCGTCTCCTGCGGCGCCTGCGTGCAGGCCTGCCCGACCGATGCCCTGCTGGAGAAGTCGATCGAGGAGGCGGGCATGCCCGGCGAAAGCGTGATCACCACCTGCGGCTATTGCGGCGTGGGCTGCTCGTTCAAGGCCGAGAAGAAGGACGGCCGGATCGTGCGCATGTTGCCCTACAAGGACGGCCAGGCCAATCACGGCCATTCCTGCCTCAAGGGTCGCTTCGCCTACGGCTACTCCACCCATCCCGATCGCGTCACATCGCCGATGATCCGCGACGCCATCGACGAGGACTGGCGCGAGGTCAGCTGGGACGAGGCCATCGACTACGCCGCTCGCGAGCTTAAGCAAGCGCAGCAGCGCTACGGCCGCAATGCCGTCGGCGGCATCACCTCGTCGCGTTGCACCAACGAGGAAACCTACCTGGTCCAGAAGATGGTGCGCGCCGCGCTCGGCACCAACAACGTCGACACCTGCGCGCGAGTGTGCCACTCACCGACCGGCTACGGCCTGAAAACCGCCTTTGGCACCTCGGCGGGCACCCAGCACTTCGATTCGGTCCGGCACGCCGACGTCATCATGGTCATCGGCGCCAATCCGACCGACGCCCACCCGGTGTTCGCCTCGCAGATGAAGCGGCGCCTGCGCCAGGGCGCGGGCCTGATCGTGATGGACCCGCGGCGCATTGATCTGGTGCGCACCCCGCACGTCAAGGCCGATCATCACCTGCCGCTCAAACCGGGCAGCAACGTCGCGATGATCAACGCCTTCGGCCACGTCGTGGTCACCGAGGGCCTGGTCGATCAAGACTACGTGGAACGCTTTTGCGATCGCGAGGACTTCGCGGTCTGGAAGGACTTCATCGCCGGCGAGGAAAACTCGCCGGAATCGATGGAACCCCATACCGGCGTACGAGCCGATCAGGTGCGCCAGGCTGCCAGACTCTACGCCAGCGCCGGTAACGCGGCCATCTACTACGGTCTGGGTGTAACCGAACACTCGCAGGGCTCGACCATGGTGATGGGCATGGCCAACCTGGCCATGGCCACCGGCAACCTGGGCCGCCCGGGCGTCGGTGTGAGCCCGCTCAGGGGCCAGAACAACGTGCAGGGCTCGTGCGACATGGGCTCGTTCCCGCACGAATACCCGGGCTACCGCCACGTCAGCGACGAGACCACGCGCGGGATCTATCAGCGCGAGTGGGGCGTCGAGCTCGATCCCGAGCCGGGACTGCGCATTCCCAACATGATCGATGCCGCCATTGCCGGTCAGTTCAAGGCGCTCTACATCCAGGGCGAGGACATCGTCCAGTCCGACCCCAACTCCCAGCACATCATCGACGGTCTCAAGGCCATGGACTGCGTCATCGTCCAGGACATTTTTTTTAATGAAACGGCGCGCTTTGCCCGGGTGATGCTGCCCGGCTCGTCGTTCCTGGAAAAGGACGGCACTTTTACCAATGCCGAACGCCGCATCAACCGCGTGCGCAAGACGCTCGAGCCGCTCGGCGGCAAGGCCGACTGGGAGGCCACCTGCGCGCTGTCTGGGGCCCTCGGCTACCCGATGGACTACAGCCATCCGTCCGAGATCATGGATGAGATCGCCCGCACCGTACCGACCTTTGCCGGCGTGAGCTACCAAAAGCTCGATGAACTCGGCAGCGTGCAGTGGCCGTGCAACGACCAGGCACCGAAAGGCACGCCGGTGATGCACGTCGAACGGATCGTGCGCGGCCTGGGCAAGTTCATGATCACCGCCTTCGTGCCGACGACCGAGCGCACATCGCGCAAGTATCCGCTGCTGCTGACCACCGGTCGCATCCTGTCGCAGTACAACGTCGGCACCCAGACCCGGCGCACGCCCAACGCTCTGTGGGCCAGTGAGGACATCCTGGAAATCCATCCGCACGACGCCGAGCAGCGCGGTATCCGCGACGGCGAGCTGGTCGAGCTGGCCAGCCGCATCGGCCAGACCACGCTGCGGGCCAGATTCAGTGACCGCATGCAACCCGGCGTGGTCTATACCACCTTCCACTTCGCCGAAACCGGCGCCAACGTGGTCACCACCGAGCTGTCGGACTGGGCCACCGAGTGCCCGGAATACAAGGTCACTGCAGCCGAAGTGACTCCCGCCGTCGGCTACTCCGAATGGCAGAGAACCTACTTCAGCGAGGCGGAACTCGCGCACGCCGCCGCCATCGAGCCGGAGACCACCTGA
- the fdhD gene encoding formate dehydrogenase accessory sulfurtransferase FdhD, with the protein MTSIKPAHATLPIRRHRGDDAIEGAHTVAVETPVALVYQGLSHVVMMATPADLADFGLGFSLSERVLTSAGELKSIEAVEADQGIVLRMTIPHERFQAIFDQHRYLPGRTGCGLCGVESLDQAVPELPRVPDSDFVVQPAAVYDAFERLDGFQPEKRATGAVHAAAWCTPDGAIRIVREDVGRHNALDKLIGAMARAGLSFGEGFCLITSRCSYEMVQKAVQMGMPMLAAISAPTTFAVDLAERHNLTLLALARQATFTVFCHGYRVADPVFMEASLQA; encoded by the coding sequence ATGACATCGATCAAGCCGGCCCACGCCACGCTGCCGATCCGCCGCCACCGCGGTGACGACGCCATCGAGGGCGCGCACACCGTGGCGGTGGAAACGCCGGTCGCGCTGGTCTACCAGGGCCTGTCGCATGTGGTCATGATGGCCACGCCCGCTGACCTGGCCGATTTCGGACTGGGCTTTTCCTTGAGCGAGCGCGTCCTCACGTCAGCCGGGGAGCTGAAGTCGATCGAAGCCGTGGAAGCCGACCAAGGGATCGTGCTGCGCATGACCATTCCGCACGAACGCTTCCAGGCGATCTTCGACCAGCACCGCTACCTGCCCGGGCGTACCGGCTGTGGTCTGTGTGGGGTCGAGAGCCTCGACCAGGCCGTGCCCGAGCTGCCGCGGGTGCCCGACAGCGACTTCGTCGTCCAGCCCGCAGCGGTCTACGACGCGTTCGAGCGACTTGACGGGTTTCAGCCGGAAAAGCGCGCGACCGGCGCGGTTCACGCGGCGGCCTGGTGCACGCCCGACGGCGCGATCCGGATCGTGCGTGAAGACGTCGGCCGGCACAACGCGCTCGACAAGCTGATCGGCGCCATGGCCCGCGCCGGGCTGTCGTTTGGCGAGGGCTTCTGCCTGATCACCAGCCGCTGCAGCTACGAGATGGTGCAGAAAGCCGTGCAGATGGGCATGCCGATGCTGGCGGCGATTTCGGCGCCAACCACCTTCGCTGTCGATCTGGCCGAACGCCACAATCTGACCCTGCTGGCCCTGGCCCGGCAGGCCACCTTTACCGTGTTCTGTCATGGCTATCGTGTGGCCGATCCGGTCTTCATGGAGGCATCGCTGCAGGCATGA
- a CDS encoding formate dehydrogenase subunit delta encodes MTPTTKLLDDDRLVHKVNQIALFFEPYPHTQAVEGVADHLKKFWPPAMRGQLIEFAGTDEAVQLHALVREAVTRL; translated from the coding sequence ATGACCCCGACCACGAAACTGCTCGACGACGACCGCCTGGTGCACAAGGTCAATCAGATTGCGCTGTTTTTCGAGCCTTACCCGCACACCCAGGCGGTCGAGGGCGTTGCCGACCACCTGAAGAAATTCTGGCCGCCAGCCATGCGCGGCCAGCTGATCGAGTTTGCCGGTACTGACGAGGCCGTGCAGCTCCATGCGCTGGTGCGCGAGGCCGTTACGAGGTTATGA
- the fghA gene encoding S-formylglutathione hydrolase, whose product MQTIKQHKVFDGWLKVCRHDSSATGSPMEFAVWLPPQSEDGPVPVLYWLSGLTCTWENFAAKAAAFGPAAEHGIAIVMPDTSPRGLGLPGEDGDYDFGSGAGFYVDATVTPWADHYRMYTYVTEELPGLVESQWPLDGKQRGIFGHSMGGHGALVYALRKPDRYRSVSAFAPIVNPVDVPWGQKAFSGYLGADQSAWAAWDASRLIGNSSWDRPIRIDQGEADDFLGEQLQPEVFDKACSDAGVPLELHRHDGYDHSYYFIATFMADHLAWHARQLQP is encoded by the coding sequence TTGCAAACGATCAAGCAGCACAAGGTATTCGACGGCTGGCTGAAAGTATGCCGGCATGATTCATCGGCCACCGGCAGCCCGATGGAATTCGCCGTCTGGCTGCCGCCGCAGTCCGAAGACGGTCCGGTGCCGGTGCTCTACTGGCTGTCGGGCTTGACCTGCACCTGGGAAAACTTTGCCGCCAAGGCCGCCGCCTTCGGCCCGGCGGCCGAGCACGGCATTGCCATCGTCATGCCTGACACCAGCCCGCGGGGGTTGGGTCTGCCCGGCGAAGATGGTGACTATGACTTTGGCAGCGGCGCCGGTTTCTACGTCGATGCCACCGTTACGCCCTGGGCCGATCACTACCGGATGTATACCTACGTAACCGAGGAGCTGCCCGGCCTGGTGGAATCGCAGTGGCCGCTGGACGGCAAGCAGCGCGGGATCTTCGGTCACTCCATGGGCGGTCACGGGGCGCTGGTGTACGCGCTGCGCAAGCCGGATCGATATCGCTCGGTCTCGGCGTTCGCGCCCATTGTCAATCCGGTCGACGTGCCCTGGGGACAGAAGGCTTTTTCCGGATATCTCGGTGCGGATCAGTCAGCCTGGGCGGCCTGGGATGCCTCGCGCCTGATCGGCAATTCGTCCTGGGACCGGCCGATCCGCATCGATCAGGGCGAAGCCGACGACTTCCTCGGCGAACAATTGCAGCCGGAAGTCTTCGACAAAGCCTGCAGCGACGCCGGCGTGCCGCTCGAACTGCACCGGCATGACGGCTACGACCACAGCTACTACTTCATCGCCACGTTCATGGCCGACCATCTCGCCTGGCACGCCCGCCAACTCCAACCCTGA
- a CDS encoding S-(hydroxymethyl)glutathione dehydrogenase/class III alcohol dehydrogenase, which translates to MKTRAAVAFEAGKPLEIVELDLAGPRQGEVLVELRATGVCHTDAFTLSGDDPEGLFPSVLGHEGAGIVREVGPGVSSVRPDDHVIPLYTPECRECEYCLNPKTNLCQAIRETQGKGLMPDGSSRFSLDGKPIHHYMGTSTFSNYTVLPEIAVARIRSDAPFDKVCYIGCGVTTGIGAVVNTCRVEPGSTAIVFGLGGIGLNVIQGLRMVGAARIVGVDLNPDKRDIAKSYGMTDFVNPDEVDGDLVGHLVELTGGGGDYTFECIGNVRTMRQALESAHKGWGMSCIIGVAGAGQEISTRPFQLVTGRRWVGTAFGGARGRTDVPKIVDWYMDGLIDIDRMITAKLPLDRINEAFDMMHEGKGVRTVIEY; encoded by the coding sequence ATGAAGACAAGAGCCGCCGTGGCCTTCGAGGCCGGCAAGCCGCTGGAAATCGTTGAGCTGGATCTGGCCGGGCCGCGCCAGGGCGAAGTGCTGGTTGAACTCCGGGCGACCGGCGTGTGCCATACCGATGCGTTCACCTTGTCCGGCGATGATCCGGAGGGGTTGTTCCCCTCGGTGCTGGGTCACGAAGGCGCCGGCATCGTGCGTGAGGTGGGGCCGGGCGTGAGCAGCGTCAGGCCCGACGATCACGTCATCCCGCTCTACACGCCGGAGTGCCGGGAGTGCGAGTACTGCCTGAACCCGAAGACCAATCTGTGCCAGGCCATCCGCGAGACCCAGGGCAAGGGGCTGATGCCCGACGGTTCCAGCCGCTTTTCGCTCGACGGCAAGCCGATCCATCACTACATGGGCACCTCGACCTTTTCCAATTACACGGTGCTGCCGGAAATCGCGGTGGCCAGGATTCGCTCCGACGCGCCGTTCGACAAGGTCTGCTATATCGGTTGCGGGGTGACGACCGGTATCGGTGCGGTGGTCAACACCTGCAGGGTCGAGCCGGGCAGCACCGCCATCGTGTTCGGCCTCGGTGGCATCGGCCTCAATGTCATCCAGGGCCTGCGCATGGTGGGGGCGGCGCGCATCGTCGGTGTCGATCTCAATCCCGACAAGCGCGACATCGCCAAGTCCTACGGCATGACCGACTTCGTCAACCCGGACGAGGTCGATGGCGATCTGGTCGGCCATCTGGTCGAGCTGACCGGTGGTGGCGGCGACTACACCTTCGAGTGCATCGGCAATGTTCGGACCATGCGCCAGGCGCTCGAGAGCGCGCACAAGGGCTGGGGCATGAGCTGCATCATCGGCGTGGCCGGTGCCGGGCAGGAAATCTCGACCCGTCCGTTCCAGCTGGTCACCGGCCGGCGCTGGGTCGGTACCGCCTTCGGCGGCGCCAGGGGCCGCACCGATGTGCCGAAAATCGTCGACTGGTACATGGACGGCCTGATCGACATCGACCGCATGATCACCGCCAAACTGCCGCTCGATCGCATCAACGAGGCGTTCGACATGATGCACGAAGGCAAGGGCGTGCGGACGGTGATCGAGTATTGA
- a CDS encoding metFprotein gives MSLATHFLPDHDALKAQVQYFVTNASLELTAGVLNKIDSFADIMNYGRRVFITHLPNNTTDQIVQSAIDLRRDGMEPIPHLAARSLTGPEQLHDTLARLRHEADVRDVLLVGGSRDRPIGEFESTIDMLGTGLFQHFELRSIGVAGHPGGNNDIPDEKIREALQYKNSFACHNNVHMYIVTQFTLDDAVVLGWLEQIREWGNQLPVNIGFPGPARINTLLRYSRMCGVNRSLRFLRKQGLNLLRANSISTPDGIITALARYYHDTPDCPITRAHFYNFGGIKQTMRFLNAIEKGHFEMNRFGTGFRVTG, from the coding sequence ATGAGCCTGGCGACCCATTTCCTGCCCGATCACGACGCGCTCAAGGCACAGGTCCAGTACTTCGTGACCAATGCGTCACTGGAGCTGACGGCTGGCGTCCTCAACAAGATCGACTCGTTCGCCGACATCATGAACTACGGCCGCCGGGTATTCATTACCCACCTGCCCAACAACACCACCGACCAGATCGTGCAGTCGGCCATTGACCTGCGGCGCGACGGCATGGAACCGATTCCGCACCTGGCGGCGCGCAGTCTGACCGGGCCGGAGCAGTTGCACGACACCCTGGCGCGCCTGCGTCACGAGGCCGATGTACGCGACGTACTCCTGGTCGGCGGCAGCCGCGACAGGCCAATCGGCGAATTCGAATCAACCATCGACATGCTCGGCACCGGCCTGTTTCAGCATTTCGAGCTGCGCTCGATCGGTGTGGCCGGACATCCCGGCGGCAACAACGACATCCCGGACGAGAAGATCCGCGAGGCGCTCCAGTACAAGAACAGCTTTGCCTGCCACAACAACGTCCACATGTACATCGTTACCCAGTTCACGCTGGACGATGCCGTTGTCCTGGGATGGCTCGAGCAGATTCGCGAATGGGGCAATCAGCTGCCGGTCAATATCGGCTTCCCGGGACCGGCCAGGATCAACACACTGCTGAGGTATTCACGCATGTGCGGGGTCAATCGCTCATTGCGTTTCCTGCGCAAGCAGGGCCTCAATCTGCTGCGCGCCAATTCGATCAGCACACCCGACGGCATCATCACCGCCCTGGCACGTTACTACCACGACACGCCCGATTGCCCGATCACCCGCGCCCATTTCTACAATTTCGGTGGCATCAAGCAGACGATGCGCTTTCTCAACGCCATCGAGAAAGGCCACTTCGAGATGAACCGCTTCGGGACCGGCTTTCGCGTGACCGGGTAG
- a CDS encoding GlxA family transcriptional regulator, giving the protein MSQPGAEVRQSRRGTGSKSLSARLGTGKASLQRARFIAFYLYPNFSMIAFASAIEALRLANRVVKSQLYQWAIISTEGGQVQASNGTLICVDQSAAESRITPGKDVAFDYAFVVSGLGVQNFSDKAAESWLRVQQLQGCRIGALCTGAYVLARAGLLRHHKCVIHWEKLNLFREHFPDVDVSADLYEVDDRVLTCGGGTASLDLMLYLIREEHGQDLAWAVSEQCLIDRMRNPHDHQRLPLQARLGIQNNKVISAIEIMLANLQEPLSLEALAEYIGLSRRQMERLFEAHIGQSPARYYLSMRLDRARHLLYQSDMNILDIALRCGFVSASHFSKCYKEMYGKSPREERKLAMG; this is encoded by the coding sequence ATGTCGCAGCCGGGAGCTGAAGTTCGACAGTCGCGCAGGGGCACGGGCTCGAAGAGCCTGTCGGCGCGCCTGGGTACCGGAAAGGCCAGCCTGCAGCGGGCCAGATTCATCGCGTTCTACCTCTATCCCAACTTCTCGATGATCGCCTTTGCCTCGGCAATCGAGGCGCTGCGTCTTGCCAATCGGGTCGTCAAGAGTCAGCTCTATCAATGGGCCATCATCAGCACCGAGGGCGGCCAGGTGCAGGCCAGCAACGGCACGTTGATCTGCGTTGACCAGTCTGCCGCGGAAAGTCGCATTACGCCCGGGAAGGATGTGGCTTTCGATTATGCCTTCGTGGTCAGTGGGCTGGGCGTGCAGAACTTCAGCGACAAGGCGGCCGAGAGCTGGCTGCGCGTTCAACAGCTTCAGGGCTGCCGGATCGGTGCCCTGTGTACCGGTGCCTATGTGCTTGCGCGCGCCGGTTTGCTCAGGCACCACAAGTGCGTCATTCACTGGGAAAAGCTCAACCTGTTTCGCGAGCACTTTCCGGACGTCGACGTGTCGGCCGATCTCTATGAGGTCGACGATCGTGTTCTGACCTGTGGCGGGGGGACCGCATCGCTTGACCTGATGCTTTACCTCATTCGCGAAGAGCACGGTCAGGATCTGGCCTGGGCCGTCTCCGAGCAATGTCTGATCGATCGCATGCGCAACCCGCATGATCATCAGCGACTGCCGCTACAGGCGAGGCTGGGAATCCAGAATAACAAGGTGATTTCCGCCATCGAGATCATGCTGGCCAACCTGCAGGAACCGCTCAGCCTGGAGGCACTGGCCGAATACATCGGCCTTTCACGACGTCAGATGGAGCGGCTTTTCGAGGCCCACATCGGCCAGTCGCCGGCCCGCTATTACCTGAGCATGCGCCTGGATCGGGCCCGACATCTGCTCTACCAGAGCGATATGAATATCCTCGATATTGCCCTTCGTTGTGGCTTTGTTTCGGCCTCGCATTTTTCCAAGTGCTACAAGGAGATGTACGGCAAGTCGCCGCGCGAGGAGCGCAAGCTGGCGATGGGGTAG